One Skermanella pratensis genomic window, GTCGCGAACGGCACAGCCAAGACCCCCGGCCACATCGTCCTGCCCAAAATTTGAGCACTAAAGATACGCCCCCAAGAAGCTCCGGGAGACCGCGCCGATTTCTGCCTGAGTCCTGCATCGTTGCACTTCGTATGGAAATCTTGCAGGTTTATGCATGTTCTTGCATATGATGCGGGAAGACGTGCAGCCGATCACCGTCTCCTGCGACCCTTCAGTTTCAGGAAGCCGGATGCGCGACGAACCCACCAGCCTGCCGCTTCGCCTGACGGGCGTCCGGTATGCCGTCGGCGGAACGGTTCTGATCCCGGGCCTGGACCTGACCCTGGACGGGTACGGCCCGACGGCCATCCTCGGCCCCAACGGCGCCGGCAAAAGCCTGACACTGCGCCTCTGCCATGGACTGATTCGACCGACCGCCGGCACGGTGGAGTGGCTCGGTCCCGGTGCCGCCGCGGGACGCAGGCGCGACGCCCTGGTGTTCCAGAGGCCCGTGATGCTGCGACGGTCCGCGTTCGGCAACCTCGTCCATGCGCTTGCCCTTTCCGGCCTCGGATATAAGGTCCGCCGCGAAGCGGCCCGCGCGGCGCTCGACCGCTTCGGGCTGGGAGCGCTGGCGGATCGGCCCGCCCGGGTCCTGTCGGGCGGCGAGCAGCAGCGGCTGGCATTGGCGCGCGCCTGGTCCTTGAAGCCCGAGGTGCTCTTCCTCGACGAGCCGACGGCCAACCTGGATCCCACGGCGACCCGCGCCGTCGAATCCATGGTCGAAGAGTTCGTGCGTGACGGCATCAAGATCGTCATGACCACCCACGACCTCGGACAGGCGCGGCGCCTGGCATGGGAGATCATCTTCCTCGATCGCGGCCGGCTGATCGAACAGACCCCGGCGGCATCTTTCTTCGACCAACCGCGGACCCAAGAAGCCGCAGCCTTCCTGAGAGGAGACCTCCTATGCTGATCACCCTGACGCGGCGGCGCCTGTTCGGCACCCTGGCGGCCGCAGGCCTGTGGGTGACCGCAGGCCTGCCCGCCCTCGCGCAGGACCGGTTCGTCACGGTCGCGTCGACCACTTCGACCGAGCAGTCCGGTCTGTTCGGCCATATCCTGCCGCTCTTCAAGGCCAAGACCGGCATCGACGTCCGCGTTGTGGCCCAAGGCACCGGCCAGGCGCTGGAGACCGGCCGCCGGGGCGACGCCGATGTCCTGTTCGTGCATGACACCGAGGCGGAGGAGAAGTTCGTCGCCGACGGTTTCGCCAGGAAGCGTACCGACGTGATGTACAACGATTTCGTCGTCGTCGGCCCCGCTTCCGACCCCGCAAGGGTCAAGGGCATGAAGGACGTCGCGTCGGCCCTGAAGAAGATCGCCGGCGCGGAGGCCCCGTTCGGGTCGCGCGGAGACGACAGCGGAACCCATAAGGCGGAGCAGCGGCTTTGGCAGGCCGCCGGAGTGGATACCGACGCGGCGTCGACCGGCTGGTACCGGTCGACCGGATCAGGCATGGGGCCGACGCTGAACACGAGCGCCGCGATGGATGCCTATACCCTCACCGACCGCGGAACCTGGCTCAATTTCAAGAACCGCGGCAACCTGACCATCCTGGTCGAAGGCGACAAGCGCCTGTTCAACCAGTACGGCGTCATGCTGGTCAATCCGGACAAGCACCCGCATGTGAAGGCCCGGGATGGCGCCGAGTTCGTCACGTGGCTCACTTCGGCCGAGGGGCAGGACGCCATCGCGGGATACAGGATCAACGGCGAGCAGCTTTTCTTCCCCAACTCCGACGGGCCGGCAAGCTGATCGCGACCCGACATTCCTGGTATCGCCCGGCACGGCGGTTATAGTGGCCGTCGACGCAGGCGCGTCCGCGACCGATGCTCGATGCAGGAAGAGATCCGGGGATGTCCGACCTGATGAACACCCAGGAGGTGGCTGCTTATCTCCGAATCAAGGAACGCAAGATCTATGATCTGGTCCGGCAGTCCGCCATCCCCTGCACCCGCGTCGGCGGCAAGTGGCTTTTCCCCAAGGCGAAGATCGACCAATGGCTGAAGCTGGGCGAGCCGTCCGCCGCCGAACGCCATTCTCCCGTCGCCCGGTCCGCACCCCGCGTGATCGCCGGAAGCCATGATCCTTTTCTTGAATGGTGCGTCTCCACGTCCGGGTGCGGCCTGGCGCTGCTGACCGGCGGCAGCTTGGACGGGCTGGAGCGGCTGGCGGCCGGCCAAGCGGCCGCTTGCGGCATCCATATCCTCTCCCCCGATGATGGCGATTACAACATGTCCGCGATCCGGCGGGTGCTTGGCGACCTCGATGTGGTGGCGATCGAGTGGGCATGGCGGGAGCAGGGCCTGGTGGTCGCTTCGGGCAACCCGCTCGGCCTGTCGAGGATCGAGGATCTCGCCACGGGGAAGCCCCGCGTCGCGGCACGTCCGCCCGCATCGGGCGCCCGTGTCCTGATGGACCATCTGCTGGAACGCGCCGGAGTCAGCTGGAACGATCTTGCGGTCGCCGAGCATCCCGCGCGGAGCGAACTGGAGGTTGGCCTCGCGATCCTGGACGGCCGTGCCGATACCGGCATTGCCGTCCGCGCCGTAGCGCGGCAGCTCCGGCTGGATTTCGTGCCGCTGCACCGCGAGCGCTACGATCTCGTGATGCGCCGGCGGGACTATTTCGAACCCGAAATGCAGGCGCTGATCGCTTTCGCCCATACGGCCGAGGCGACTGCCAAGGCCCGGGATCTGCTCGGCTACGATATCTCGACTTTCGGCAAGATCTGGTACAACGCCCCCTGAAGGAGTCCTTCAAACCAACCCCTGAAACGAAACAACGCCGCAGCGTATGCTGCGGCGTTGCCGAAGGGCTACCTTCCTTGACTTGGCTCCCGGTGCTGGACTCGAACCAGCGACAGGCGGATTAACAGTCCACTGCTCTACCAACTGAGCTAACCGGGATCAGTGGGATGGTTTCTAGCAGCCGGATTCCGGGTCCGCAAGGGGAAATTCACGGAAAATCGACCCCATGGTTTCACTTGATCCCAACACTTCTCCGGATCGCCTGGATGTCCTGGTCGAGCTGCTGGAGAAAGCGCGAGCGGTCCTGTTTTCCCAACGGCGCCGGCCCGCCGGAGATCAGCCCGCTCTCGCGGAGATGCTGGCTCAGCTCGCGTCCGGCCAAAGCCTGCCGATGGTGGCGTCGGTGAAAGGCTTGCCGGTCGATCCGATCACCCGCGCGCCGTTCTTCAGGCAGCGGGATGCCAGCGGGATGTCGGCGGTGACGACGATATCGCCCTCGCCGGCATGCTCGACGATCCAGTCGTCCGCGGCGTCGAAGGCGCCGCCGACCACCACCAGCCTGATCCGCTCGTCGAACGGCACCCGGAAAGGGCTGTTCGCCACCAGCGTGACCTTGAGCCGGTACCGTTCCGCGACCCGATAAATCTCGTCCTTCACCGGACAGGCATCGGCATCGACATAGATGTGGAGCACGTTCCGACCCTTCTTTTCGAATGCTTAACCCGGCCTGTTCTATCACATGGCATGGGATACGCGACGGGAAGACGGATAGGCCGGGTGCCGGCCCTGGGTTTGGCGGCCCTTGCAGGAGCCGCGGCCGTATTTGCGCCGGCACCCCCCGCGGCGGCGAGCCAGGCCGAGGCGCGCTCCGTGGCGCTCGCGGCCAACTGCAAGCCGGGCAAGATCGAGCCGCTGCGCCAGATAGTCGGCGGAGCCGGGGAGACGGTCTTCAAGGTGTCCTGCACCGGCGGTAAGTCCAAGGACGCCTTCGTCCTCGTCCAGTGCCGGGTGCATCAATGCGTCCTGCTGCGATGAGAGGGTACCGCATCGCCGCGGCCGTACCCCGCGTCGTGGCGGCTCTCGCCACGGCCGGCCTTCTCGCCGGCTGCTCCATTCTGGAAGGCCCGGTCGGCGTCGCCACGACAGGCGCTTCGGCCGTGCTGCTGGTCAATACCGGGAAGACGATCACCGACCATGCCGCCTCCTATGTCATGGACGAGGACTGCAGCCTGGTGAACTACGAGCGGACACGCCATTACTGCCGCCCGTACCCCGAGGTGGTCACCCGCGTCGAACCGGAACTCTATTGCTACCGGACCCTCGCCCAGGTCGAGTGCCACACGAGGCCCGAGCCCTACGGCAACAAGGAAACCCTGGTCGGCATCAGTCCGGCCTGGCCCCGCCAAGCCGAGCAGCAGCCGGCAAAGAAGCCGGAATAGGCTCTACCCCCGCATCAGTTCTGGTGCTTGCGCGCGTAGAGGGCGGCGAGCGCCCGCATGGTCTGCTGGTGTTTCGCACCGGCCTTGGTCGGCGGGACCGGGTTGGTCGTCCCCAGCTTGAGCCCGCCCGCCGCCCGGGGAGGTGCCGAGGCGGCCGGGCGAGCCGGCGCCCCTTGCCCCATCATGGACAAGGCCTTGTCCAGCGCTTCCGGCGACAATTGCCGCGGCGCCGCCGGCCGGCCCACGGGCTTCTGGGCCACAGGCTTCTGGGCGGCGGGCTTCTGGGCCACGGGCTTCTGGACCGCCGGCTCAGGCGCGGGCACCGTCACGGACGAACCAGGCCGGGTGACCCGTTCGACCGTTCCGGTCACGATGCCCTTGAGGTACGGCGTGACCAGCCCGCGCAGCAGCCGGTCATCGGCCTGGGCCCAGCCCAGCAGGATATCCTGGGCGCGGGCACGGCTGCCCTGCGAGGCGACCAGAGCCTCCCGGATCTTGGCATTGGTGTAGCTGTCGGACATGGCTCGCCACCGGAATGGAACTCCGAGCCATAGTCTTTCGCGACGCGGTTAATAAAGCGTCACCGCCATCCCCAGAAATCCATGCCCTCGTCCATGTAGAACCGGCTGAGCACCATCTTGTGAACCTCCGACGCCCCGTCCACCAGCCGGGCCTGCCGGGCATAACGGTACATCCACTCCAGCGGGGTGTCCTTGGAATAGCCCTTGGCGCCGCACAGCTGGATCGCCGTGTCGACTGCCTTGTGCAGGGTCTCGCTGACCTGGATCTTGGCCATGGAAACCTCCTTCCGGGCGAAATCGCCCTGGTCGAGCTTCCACGCGGCCCGCATGGTCAGGAGGCGCCCCACCTCGATCGCCATGGCCGCCTCCCCCATCAGCCACTGGACGCCTTCGTGCTGGTGCAGCTTGGAGCCGAAGCTGTCGCGCTCCCGGACATAGGCCGCCGCGATCTCGGTCGCGCGCTTGGCCATGCCAAGCCAGCGCATGCAGTGGGTCAGGCGGGCGGTGCCGAGCCGGATCTGGGTCAGCTTCAACCCGTCGCCGATATTCATCAGCACGTTCTCAGGCGCGATCTCCAGCTTGTCGAAGCGCAGCTCGCAATGGCCGCCATGCTCCTCCGGTCCCATGATCGGGATGCGGCGGACGATCTCCCAGCCGGGCTGGTCGGCATCGAACAGGAAGGCGCTCAGCCCTTTCCGGGAATCGTCGGAAGTCCGGGCGATCAGGATGAAGTGCCGGGCGACGCCCGCCCCCGTGATGTACCACTTGTGGCCGCTGACGACCCAGCGGTCGCCGCGCCACTCGGCCCGGGTCCTCATCGCCGAGGGATCGGAGCCGGCCCCCGGCATGGGCTCGGTCATCGCGAAGGCGGAACGTACCGTGCCGTCGACGATCGGCTGGAGCCAGCGCTCCTTCTGGGCTTCCGTCGCGACCTTCTCCAGCACGATCATGTTGCCGTCGTCGGGAGCGGCGGCGTTGAATGCGACCGGGCCGAAGATCGACCGGCCCATCTCCTCGTACAGGGCCGCCATGCCGACGACGCCGAGGCCCAGGCCGCCCCGCGACTTGGGCATCTGCGGCGCCCACAATCCGGCCTCCTTCGCTTGGGCGCGCAGGCTGGCGAGGGGAGCGTCGGCGATGTTCTCGTGCTCGTCATAGTTCGCCGGATCGGCCTCGACCGGCAGGATGCGCTGGGCGACGAAGTCGCGCACGCGGAGCCGATAATCCTCGACCTCGGGAGAGAGCGTGAAATCCATGGAGGTTCACCAGAACAGTTATTGAAACCCTTAGAGCGACCCGACCAGATGACCGCCGTCGACCGCAAGCACGCTGCCGGTCATATAGCGGCTGTCGTCGGAAGCCAGCAGCAGCAGCGGCCCGTCGAGGTCCGCCGCCTGACCGAGCCGCCGTTGCGGGATCCGCCGGATCAGCGCCTTGCCGGCATCGGTGTTGAAGAAGTCGCGGTTGATGTCGGTCTCGATATAGCCGGGCGCCAGCGCGTTGACACGGATCTGGTAGCGCGCCAGTTCCAGGGCCAGCTGCTTCGTCAATTGGACCAGCGCCGCCTTGGACGTCGCATAGGCGGTGACCTGACCGCCCTGGCGCAACCCCAGGATCGACGCGATGTTGATGATGCTGCCGCCATGGCCGAGCCTTACCATGTGCCGCGCCACCTCGGTCGCGACCAGCCAGGCGCCCTTCAGGTTGGTGTCGACCACGCGGTCCCAGGACTCCTCGTCCTGGTCGAGTGCCGCGACGGTTTCGGTCACGCCGGAATTGTTCACCAGCACGGTGATCGGCCCCAATTCGGTTTCGGCCGCTTCCACCGCGGCATGCACCGATGCCGCATCGGTGACGTCCATGGGTACGGCGATGGCCCGCCCGTCGAAGCTCTCGATCTCCTGGGCGACCGCTTTCAAGGCGTCCGGACGTCGTGCCGCCAGGGCGACCTTGGCGCCGGCGCGGGCCAGGGTGATGGCGAAGTGGCGCCCGAGTCCGCCGGATGCGCCGGTGACGAAGGCAATATGGCCGGAAAGGTCTGTGGTGTTCATGGTCTTCTTTGCCGATTTCTTTTCAAATGCCGACGGCGCCGGGAGCACGTGCGGGCATTTCGTTTGTTCTACTGGCGGAGACTCCCTCGATCCTCAGCCGGATGGTTGGACCTGAACTCCGAAAGGTCAAGCACCCTCGCAATTGGAACGCTTAAGAGACTATAATCAGAACCATGATAGTGGAGATATATTCCGACCTGATCTGTCCGTGGTGC contains:
- a CDS encoding helix-turn-helix transcriptional regulator translates to MSDLMNTQEVAAYLRIKERKIYDLVRQSAIPCTRVGGKWLFPKAKIDQWLKLGEPSAAERHSPVARSAPRVIAGSHDPFLEWCVSTSGCGLALLTGGSLDGLERLAAGQAAACGIHILSPDDGDYNMSAIRRVLGDLDVVAIEWAWREQGLVVASGNPLGLSRIEDLATGKPRVAARPPASGARVLMDHLLERAGVSWNDLAVAEHPARSELEVGLAILDGRADTGIAVRAVARQLRLDFVPLHRERYDLVMRRRDYFEPEMQALIAFAHTAEATAKARDLLGYDISTFGKIWYNAP
- a CDS encoding ATP-binding cassette domain-containing protein — encoded protein: MRDEPTSLPLRLTGVRYAVGGTVLIPGLDLTLDGYGPTAILGPNGAGKSLTLRLCHGLIRPTAGTVEWLGPGAAAGRRRDALVFQRPVMLRRSAFGNLVHALALSGLGYKVRREAARAALDRFGLGALADRPARVLSGGEQQRLALARAWSLKPEVLFLDEPTANLDPTATRAVESMVEEFVRDGIKIVMTTHDLGQARRLAWEIIFLDRGRLIEQTPAASFFDQPRTQEAAAFLRGDLLC
- a CDS encoding acyl-CoA dehydrogenase family protein, encoding MDFTLSPEVEDYRLRVRDFVAQRILPVEADPANYDEHENIADAPLASLRAQAKEAGLWAPQMPKSRGGLGLGVVGMAALYEEMGRSIFGPVAFNAAAPDDGNMIVLEKVATEAQKERWLQPIVDGTVRSAFAMTEPMPGAGSDPSAMRTRAEWRGDRWVVSGHKWYITGAGVARHFILIARTSDDSRKGLSAFLFDADQPGWEIVRRIPIMGPEEHGGHCELRFDKLEIAPENVLMNIGDGLKLTQIRLGTARLTHCMRWLGMAKRATEIAAAYVRERDSFGSKLHQHEGVQWLMGEAAMAIEVGRLLTMRAAWKLDQGDFARKEVSMAKIQVSETLHKAVDTAIQLCGAKGYSKDTPLEWMYRYARQARLVDGASEVHKMVLSRFYMDEGMDFWGWR
- a CDS encoding substrate-binding domain-containing protein, encoding MLITLTRRRLFGTLAAAGLWVTAGLPALAQDRFVTVASTTSTEQSGLFGHILPLFKAKTGIDVRVVAQGTGQALETGRRGDADVLFVHDTEAEEKFVADGFARKRTDVMYNDFVVVGPASDPARVKGMKDVASALKKIAGAEAPFGSRGDDSGTHKAEQRLWQAAGVDTDAASTGWYRSTGSGMGPTLNTSAAMDAYTLTDRGTWLNFKNRGNLTILVEGDKRLFNQYGVMLVNPDKHPHVKARDGAEFVTWLTSAEGQDAIAGYRINGEQLFFPNSDGPAS
- a CDS encoding SDR family NAD(P)-dependent oxidoreductase; the encoded protein is MNTTDLSGHIAFVTGASGGLGRHFAITLARAGAKVALAARRPDALKAVAQEIESFDGRAIAVPMDVTDAASVHAAVEAAETELGPITVLVNNSGVTETVAALDQDEESWDRVVDTNLKGAWLVATEVARHMVRLGHGGSIINIASILGLRQGGQVTAYATSKAALVQLTKQLALELARYQIRVNALAPGYIETDINRDFFNTDAGKALIRRIPQRRLGQAADLDGPLLLLASDDSRYMTGSVLAVDGGHLVGSL